In a single window of the Halobaculum lipolyticum genome:
- the gfo6 gene encoding D-xylose 1-dehydrogenase Gfo6, with the protein MFDSTLSAIGERDWDTGAVDEPVRIATVGCGNYARSVSLPAMAAGAYATPTVAVSGDPDTRATLADEFDVTALDYDGYEAGAATDDYDAVYVATPNRLHLPHAETAARHGKHVICEKPLEATVERAERLVAACDDAGVRLMTAYRMQTDPVVRRLREFVADGGIGAVQRAFGDFTFPVLGGGGDPDQWRLDRELAGGGALYDVGVYPINTARFVAGDDPAAVSATTRSPDPAFDEVDQHVDVRVEFGGDDGWVGNFSASFSGQFNTELELLGTDGRIAVRSAFEPGADREVTVETDAGTLEFAGAGADETVAEFDYFAHAVATGAAVEPDGADGLVDMRTLAAVQESAASGQRVEL; encoded by the coding sequence GTGTTCGACAGTACCCTCTCGGCGATCGGCGAGCGCGACTGGGACACCGGCGCGGTCGACGAGCCGGTCCGGATCGCGACCGTCGGCTGCGGCAACTACGCGCGGAGCGTCTCGCTGCCGGCGATGGCGGCGGGCGCGTACGCGACCCCGACGGTCGCCGTCAGCGGCGACCCCGACACGCGCGCGACGCTCGCCGACGAGTTCGACGTCACCGCCCTCGACTACGACGGGTACGAGGCGGGCGCCGCGACCGACGACTACGACGCGGTGTACGTCGCGACGCCGAACCGGCTCCACCTCCCGCACGCCGAGACCGCCGCACGGCACGGGAAACACGTGATCTGCGAGAAGCCGCTGGAGGCGACCGTCGAGCGCGCCGAGCGGCTCGTCGCCGCCTGCGACGACGCGGGCGTGCGGCTGATGACGGCCTACCGGATGCAGACGGACCCCGTGGTGCGCCGGCTCCGCGAGTTCGTCGCCGACGGCGGCATCGGTGCGGTACAGCGCGCGTTCGGCGACTTCACCTTCCCCGTGCTGGGCGGCGGCGGCGACCCCGACCAGTGGCGCCTCGACCGCGAGCTCGCGGGCGGCGGCGCGCTGTACGACGTCGGCGTCTACCCGATCAACACCGCGCGCTTCGTCGCCGGCGACGACCCCGCGGCCGTCTCGGCGACGACGCGCTCGCCCGACCCGGCGTTCGACGAGGTCGACCAACACGTCGACGTCCGCGTCGAGTTCGGCGGCGACGACGGCTGGGTCGGAAACTTCTCGGCGTCGTTCTCGGGGCAGTTCAACACGGAACTGGAACTGCTCGGCACCGACGGGAGGATCGCGGTCCGCTCGGCGTTCGAGCCGGGTGCCGACCGCGAGGTGACCGTCGAGACCGACGCCGGGACGCTCGAGTTCGCGGGGGCGGGCGCCGACGAGACCGTCGCGGAGTTCGACTACTTCGCCCACGCGGTCGCGACCGGCGCCGCCGTCGAACCCGACGGCGCCGACGGACTCGTGGACATGCGGACGCTGGCGGCGGTACAGGAGTCGGCAGCCTCGGGACAGCGGGTGGAACTGTAG